From one Pedobacter faecalis genomic stretch:
- a CDS encoding phytoene desaturase family protein: protein MSYQNDLNNPNIAVIGAGFSGLSAAAYLARAGHRVDVYEKNREVGGRARQLVTDNGYTFDMGPSWYWMPDVFERFFNDFGYKASDFYDLELLDPGFTVVFGMDDAMDIPADYEALKALFESLERGSGTRLDVFMKEAAYKYHVGMDKLVYKPGLSLSEFVDMDLIKGVFKLQVFNSFSKHVRKFFKNPKLVALMEFPVLFLGAMPEDTPALYSLMNFAGLKLGTWYPKGGFASVIEAMKTVAERSGARFFTEAPVERIEVNGRRASGVVTASGRKDYEAIVAAADYHHVEDKLLGAGHRNYSEKYWDKRVLAPSCLIFYIGVKTRIDKLNHHTLFFDEDLKQHAYEIYKEPQWPSKPLFYVCCPSRTDDTVAPKGCENLFVLMPLATGADDSEANRERYFEVIMERLERYTGLKIRDFIDFRQSYCVNDFIADYNSYKGNAYGLANTLMQTANLKPSLKNRHIDNLFYAGQLTVPGPGVPPSIISGNVAAHQLIKYIKHTYESTVR from the coding sequence ATGTCTTACCAGAATGATCTGAATAATCCTAATATAGCGGTAATAGGGGCTGGTTTTTCGGGCCTGAGCGCAGCGGCTTACCTGGCCCGGGCGGGTCACCGTGTCGACGTTTATGAGAAGAACCGCGAGGTAGGTGGCAGGGCGAGGCAACTGGTCACGGACAATGGCTATACCTTCGACATGGGGCCAAGCTGGTACTGGATGCCGGATGTCTTTGAGCGCTTCTTTAATGATTTTGGCTACAAGGCCAGTGATTTTTACGATCTGGAACTGCTGGATCCGGGATTCACTGTGGTGTTTGGTATGGACGATGCGATGGATATCCCGGCGGATTATGAGGCTTTGAAGGCTTTGTTTGAATCGCTTGAGCGGGGCAGCGGTACGCGCCTGGATGTTTTTATGAAGGAAGCTGCCTATAAGTATCATGTGGGTATGGACAAGCTGGTGTACAAGCCGGGCTTGTCGCTCAGTGAGTTTGTAGATATGGACCTGATAAAGGGCGTATTTAAGCTTCAGGTGTTCAATTCTTTCAGTAAACATGTGCGTAAGTTTTTCAAAAACCCAAAGCTGGTGGCGCTGATGGAGTTCCCGGTACTTTTCCTGGGCGCCATGCCTGAGGATACGCCCGCGCTGTACAGCCTGATGAATTTTGCGGGACTTAAACTGGGGACCTGGTATCCGAAAGGGGGCTTTGCTTCTGTGATAGAGGCGATGAAAACGGTGGCTGAACGTTCGGGCGCCAGGTTCTTTACCGAAGCACCGGTTGAACGGATCGAGGTAAACGGCAGAAGGGCAAGCGGTGTGGTAACTGCCAGCGGCCGTAAGGATTATGAGGCTATTGTAGCGGCGGCGGATTATCACCATGTGGAGGATAAACTTCTTGGTGCCGGGCATCGTAATTATTCGGAGAAATACTGGGATAAGCGTGTGCTGGCACCTTCCTGCCTGATCTTTTATATCGGCGTAAAAACGCGTATAGATAAACTGAATCACCACACGCTGTTTTTTGATGAGGATCTGAAACAGCATGCCTATGAAATTTATAAGGAGCCGCAATGGCCGAGCAAGCCTTTGTTTTACGTATGCTGCCCGTCCAGAACTGATGACACTGTTGCCCCAAAAGGCTGTGAAAATCTCTTTGTGCTGATGCCGCTTGCCACAGGTGCGGATGACAGCGAGGCGAACCGTGAGCGCTATTTTGAGGTGATCATGGAACGCCTGGAAAGATATACCGGTTTAAAAATCAGGGACTTTATTGACTTTAGGCAAAGTTATTGTGTGAACGATTTTATAGCCGATTATAATTCGTACAAGGGCAATGCCTACGGACTTGCGAATACTTTGATGCAGACGGCTAATTTGAAGCCTTCCTTGAAAAACAGGCATATTGACAATCTTTTTTACGCAGGGCAGCTTACGGTACCGGGACCGGGCGTGCCTCCTTCCATTATATCCGGAAATGTTGCAGCTCATCAACTGATCAAATATATTAAGCACACCTATGAAAGCACTGTACGATAA
- a CDS encoding DUF6266 family protein codes for MGVIKKNIHGVLSGKVGNLVYYELMGMNVVRMIGENNAPPSRKQLACRQRMRVIMDMLRPAKAFIKRGYMLKARQAGLYPHNLAVASLMEHALTGAYPHTRLDYSKVVVSSGSLSVAKDAKVEVAGGVFEFSWAVPAGLTLREKGHRAMMLAFFPSAGKVVYQLAGAHRGAGIDVLPVPADLPGEEAYCYLSFVDLETDNTSDSNFVGCVIV; via the coding sequence TTATGAATTGATGGGGATGAACGTGGTGCGCATGATTGGTGAAAACAACGCGCCGCCTAGTAGAAAGCAACTGGCATGCCGGCAAAGGATGCGGGTCATTATGGACATGCTCAGGCCGGCCAAGGCTTTTATTAAGCGGGGCTATATGCTTAAGGCCAGACAGGCAGGGCTGTACCCGCACAACCTGGCGGTGGCGAGTTTGATGGAGCATGCGCTGACGGGCGCATATCCGCATACCCGGCTTGATTATAGCAAGGTAGTGGTTTCGTCGGGCAGCCTGTCGGTGGCGAAGGATGCGAAGGTAGAGGTAGCCGGCGGTGTTTTTGAGTTTAGTTGGGCTGTGCCTGCCGGGTTGACGTTGAGGGAAAAGGGTCACCGCGCTATGATGCTGGCTTTTTTCCCTTCCGCAGGTAAGGTGGTATATCAGCTTGCCGGTGCGCACAGGGGGGCGGGAATAGATGTTTTGCCTGTTCCGGCCGACTTGCCTGGCGAAGAGGCGTATTGTTACCTGTCTTTTGTTGACCTGGAAACTGACAATACCTCGGACAGCAATTTTGTCGGTTGTGTAATTGTGTAA